The following proteins come from a genomic window of Acetivibrio cellulolyticus CD2:
- the greA gene encoding transcription elongation factor GreA, translated as MVKKEVVLTYEGLQKLEQELEFLKAVKRREVAERIKQALAFGDLSENSEYDEAKNEQAHVEGRIVQLENMLKNAKVIDEDEVKTDVVSVGSKVTILDIEFNEEIEYYIVGSAEANPSQFKISNESPVGSALMGKKKGTVVDVNVPDGIVKFKIVNIKK; from the coding sequence ATGGTAAAAAAAGAAGTTGTTCTAACATATGAGGGCTTACAAAAGTTGGAACAAGAATTGGAATTTTTAAAAGCAGTGAAGAGAAGAGAGGTAGCAGAGAGAATTAAACAGGCACTTGCTTTCGGTGATTTATCTGAAAATTCCGAATATGATGAAGCCAAAAATGAGCAGGCTCACGTTGAGGGAAGAATTGTGCAGCTTGAGAACATGCTCAAAAATGCTAAGGTAATTGATGAAGACGAAGTAAAAACCGATGTAGTTAGTGTTGGTTCAAAGGTAACTATATTGGATATAGAATTCAATGAGGAGATTGAGTATTATATTGTTGGCTCAGCTGAAGCAAATCCTAGCCAATTTAAGATCTCGAATGAGTCTCCTGTAGGAAGTGCACTCATGGGTAAGAAAAAAGGGACTGTAGTTGATGTTAACGTTCCAGATGGAATAGTTAAGTTTAAGATAGTTAATATCAAAAAATAG